One Antiquaquibacter oligotrophicus genomic region harbors:
- a CDS encoding YncE family protein encodes MRIEAHLPLPVERSVAVGTGRMLPLGAGLVVVSWFEGDAAARFGILDTRDGSWKRGKGVSGVIQDAVGDPSLDRAWLLCSYGLFEIELSTATVTRRLRRGLGTHQSTLTPLGNATVGVSSRFGKTVAVVSTESMELVGRMRVPAPDVTVGDEASRLFMSFQAGLAREAHHLAPSGKSVAIPRAASALAIGAHVAYLPSRESTYGELHPLGSIAWYDTTRMRSSEVGPDVGATRLLAHTADGHLLASEGDRGLLVLDATGRDVVERVNVPAGVVDVIPLASEVLLWQGRPHQWPHITVLAGVAGTSGASPLAASTTHAEPIPPSSTSARKATELQLEGHTLWAGESLSGITAERITLLDCRTEITDDPEARPVIRDLNLRRLRMRRSQISGAVIEDLTIEGLDTDIPSGFVRGCEIRRVTLRGRVGPLSLFPEITKYRGHEREWEVHRALYERRLQDPEWMLDLRDARGPIYVRGHPSRFFLLNPEIHAVVPFENAISAPWRDIDFGRSHFSVTLDDLVRYGWEDATLIANPRDKHFADELRVIAELRERGIANA; translated from the coding sequence ATGCGGATTGAAGCTCACCTCCCTCTGCCGGTTGAGCGATCCGTCGCTGTCGGCACCGGAAGGATGCTTCCCCTGGGAGCCGGGTTGGTTGTCGTGTCCTGGTTCGAAGGCGACGCAGCCGCCCGCTTCGGAATCCTCGATACACGCGATGGTTCGTGGAAGCGCGGCAAAGGCGTCAGCGGGGTGATCCAGGATGCCGTCGGTGACCCGTCGCTCGACCGGGCATGGCTTCTGTGCTCGTACGGTCTCTTCGAAATCGAGCTGTCTACGGCAACGGTGACGCGGCGACTCCGGCGAGGATTGGGCACTCACCAGAGCACCTTGACTCCACTCGGCAACGCGACAGTCGGTGTCTCCTCGCGCTTTGGCAAGACGGTTGCCGTGGTGTCCACTGAGTCGATGGAGCTCGTGGGCCGGATGCGCGTGCCTGCACCGGACGTCACGGTCGGTGACGAGGCATCCCGTCTGTTCATGAGCTTCCAAGCGGGACTGGCTCGTGAGGCACACCACCTCGCCCCTTCAGGGAAGTCGGTGGCGATTCCCCGCGCCGCCTCCGCACTGGCGATCGGCGCACATGTGGCCTACCTTCCCAGCCGCGAGAGTACCTACGGTGAACTTCATCCGTTGGGCAGCATCGCCTGGTACGACACAACAAGGATGCGTAGTAGTGAGGTGGGGCCGGATGTTGGCGCTACTCGCCTTCTCGCCCACACTGCCGATGGGCACCTCTTGGCCTCCGAGGGTGATCGGGGTCTCCTCGTGTTGGACGCCACAGGCCGCGACGTAGTCGAGCGAGTGAATGTTCCTGCGGGTGTGGTCGATGTAATTCCGCTTGCCAGTGAGGTGCTTCTGTGGCAGGGACGACCCCACCAGTGGCCGCACATAACCGTGCTCGCGGGGGTGGCGGGCACCTCCGGGGCGTCGCCTCTTGCGGCGTCAACGACCCACGCCGAGCCCATTCCGCCCAGCTCAACGTCAGCCCGAAAGGCCACGGAGCTGCAACTCGAGGGCCATACGTTGTGGGCGGGTGAGAGTCTGAGCGGCATCACTGCTGAGCGCATCACGCTCCTGGATTGCCGCACGGAGATCACAGACGACCCCGAGGCGCGCCCCGTGATTCGAGACCTCAACCTGAGGCGCCTGCGAATGCGAAGGTCACAGATCTCGGGTGCGGTGATCGAGGACCTCACCATTGAGGGGCTCGACACGGACATCCCGTCAGGGTTCGTTCGCGGATGCGAGATTCGGCGAGTCACCCTCCGGGGGCGAGTAGGTCCGCTCAGTCTCTTTCCCGAGATCACCAAATATCGCGGGCACGAACGGGAGTGGGAGGTTCACCGAGCGCTCTACGAACGGCGGCTCCAGGATCCCGAGTGGATGCTCGATCTTCGCGACGCGCGGGGCCCCATCTATGTGCGTGGGCACCCCTCACGCTTCTTTCTGCTCAATCCCGAAATACACGCTGTCGTGCCGTTCGAGAACGCCATCTCGGCTCCGTGGCGGGACATAGATTTCGGCCGATCCCACTTTTCTGTGACCCTCGATGACCTGGTGAGGTATGGCTGGGAGGACGCCACCTTGATCGCCAACCCACGCGATAAACACTTCGCCGACGAGCTCCGCGTGATCGCGGAACTTCGCGAACGGGGGATCGCGAATGCCTAA
- a CDS encoding alpha/beta hydrolase fold domain-containing protein — protein sequence MSLSMRATGMLVRLSRKTFTREHTLEASLRKRAGSAPIPRSMRRRMDVAEQVVAGHPVTTVTPTTGATGTQVIYLHGGSYIHGLDPAHWRIVAAIIDGTGATVTVPDYGLAPEHTVDEGYAFLEEVVARTTGRPLFIAGDSAGAALALGLAISKRATTLAGLILFSPWVDATMSNPAIQAVLPSDPMLVPEVLRAAGAAWAGSRDPRDLLISPINDTLAGLPPIAIYQGARDIFLPDAERFAEKARQAGTDVTLRVYADAFHDFVGAGWTPEAKDAFRRVADVITAG from the coding sequence ATGTCGCTGTCCATGCGCGCCACCGGCATGCTTGTCCGCCTCTCCCGCAAAACCTTCACGCGCGAACACACTCTCGAGGCGTCCCTGCGCAAGCGCGCGGGCTCGGCGCCGATCCCGCGGTCGATGCGTCGACGGATGGATGTCGCGGAGCAGGTTGTTGCCGGGCATCCGGTTACCACGGTCACACCCACGACGGGCGCAACCGGCACGCAGGTGATCTACCTGCACGGTGGCTCCTACATCCACGGCCTGGACCCCGCGCACTGGCGCATCGTCGCCGCGATCATCGACGGAACCGGCGCGACGGTCACCGTTCCCGATTACGGCCTCGCGCCGGAGCACACCGTCGACGAGGGATACGCCTTCCTCGAGGAGGTAGTCGCCCGCACGACCGGCCGACCCCTGTTTATCGCGGGTGACTCCGCGGGTGCGGCCCTCGCACTCGGGCTCGCCATCAGTAAGCGGGCGACGACTCTCGCTGGCCTCATCCTGTTCTCGCCGTGGGTGGATGCCACGATGTCCAACCCCGCCATCCAGGCCGTGCTGCCGTCCGATCCGATGCTCGTGCCCGAGGTTCTTCGCGCCGCCGGCGCCGCGTGGGCCGGAAGCCGTGACCCCCGCGACTTGCTCATCAGCCCCATCAACGACACGCTCGCCGGATTGCCGCCGATCGCCATCTACCAGGGTGCGCGCGACATCTTCCTCCCCGACGCCGAGCGCTTCGCCGAGAAGGCGCGACAAGCGGGAACGGATGTCACGCTCCGCGTGTACGCGGACGCGTTCCACGACTTCGTCGGAGCCGGGTGGACGCCGGAGGCGAAGGACGCGTTCCGGAGAGTGGCGGACGTGATTACCGCGGGGTGA
- a CDS encoding aldo/keto reductase, translating into MQYRPLGRTGITVSRYGLGTLMFATRMGNDPAESARIIHAAMDAGINLIDTADAYGDSEEVVGKALVGRRDDVVLATKVGMPLDQDSNHQGGSRRWITTAIENSLRRLGTDYIDIYQLHRPDPNTDLEETLSVLSDLVRAGKVRAIGSSTTPASMIVQGQWVAARRGLQPLRTEQPPYSILNRGIEREVLPLAEEYGMGVMVWGPFAQGLLTGRVRRGAANELTRAQYFRHMSDEGRVEVVEQLIPLAADAGIPMTHLAMAFATAHPGVSAALLGARTMEHLDDLLAGADVVLGDDVLDRIDEIVPPGTDVGALDQDYQPPAIRDARLRRRAA; encoded by the coding sequence ATGCAGTACCGCCCCCTCGGCCGCACCGGCATCACCGTGAGCCGGTACGGCCTCGGCACCCTCATGTTCGCGACGCGCATGGGCAACGATCCAGCCGAGTCGGCGCGCATCATCCACGCTGCGATGGATGCCGGAATCAACCTCATCGACACAGCCGACGCGTACGGCGACTCCGAGGAGGTCGTCGGCAAAGCCCTCGTCGGGCGCCGGGACGACGTGGTCCTCGCCACCAAGGTGGGAATGCCGCTTGACCAGGACTCGAACCACCAGGGCGGTTCGCGCCGCTGGATCACCACCGCGATCGAGAACTCCTTGCGCCGTCTCGGCACCGACTACATCGACATCTACCAACTGCACCGGCCAGACCCGAACACGGACCTCGAGGAGACGCTCTCCGTGCTCAGTGACCTCGTTCGGGCGGGCAAGGTGCGCGCGATCGGGTCGTCCACCACACCGGCTTCGATGATCGTGCAGGGGCAGTGGGTTGCCGCGCGGCGGGGGCTGCAGCCTCTCCGTACCGAGCAGCCGCCGTACTCGATCCTCAATCGCGGCATCGAGCGGGAGGTGCTGCCGCTCGCCGAGGAGTACGGCATGGGGGTGATGGTGTGGGGGCCGTTCGCCCAGGGGTTGCTGACCGGTCGCGTCCGGCGTGGGGCCGCGAATGAGCTGACGAGGGCCCAGTACTTCCGTCACATGAGCGATGAGGGTCGCGTCGAGGTGGTCGAGCAGCTGATTCCGCTCGCTGCGGATGCCGGCATCCCGATGACCCACCTCGCCATGGCCTTCGCGACCGCCCACCCCGGCGTGAGCGCCGCACTCCTCGGCGCGAGGACGATGGAGCACCTCGACGACCTCCTCGCCGGTGCCGACGTTGTGCTCGGCGATGACGTGCTCGACAGGATCGACGAGATCGTGCCGCCCGGAACGGACGTCGGCGCCCTCGACCAGGACTACCAGCCGCCCGCGATCCGCGACGCGCGGCTGCGTCGGCGGGCTGCGTAG
- a CDS encoding TetR/AcrR family transcriptional regulator: MTPRVQRADAQRNTAALLDAAKATFATSGVDAPAKQITDLAGVGVGTLYRHYPRRSDLIVAVLQHEIDECVTAADELAGTLDPREALVAWIERFRDFVGTKQGLAAALHSGDAAYDGLPEQLLDQLEPALQGLLTRAIEGGHARGDLSAREIMTAIALLSQPTRGATAGANQRMIDTFINGLATVDPLAQASPRALLE, translated from the coding sequence ATGACCCCACGAGTTCAACGTGCCGACGCGCAGCGCAACACCGCTGCTCTCCTCGACGCCGCCAAGGCGACCTTCGCGACGAGCGGGGTGGATGCCCCCGCCAAACAGATCACCGACCTGGCAGGCGTTGGGGTCGGAACCCTGTATCGGCACTACCCGCGCCGCTCCGACCTCATCGTCGCCGTGCTGCAGCACGAGATCGACGAGTGCGTTACGGCAGCCGACGAACTCGCGGGCACCCTGGACCCGAGGGAGGCCTTGGTCGCGTGGATCGAGCGCTTCCGCGATTTCGTTGGCACGAAGCAGGGACTCGCAGCAGCCCTCCACTCCGGCGACGCCGCCTACGACGGCCTGCCTGAGCAACTGCTCGACCAGCTTGAGCCCGCGCTCCAGGGTCTTCTCACCCGCGCGATCGAGGGCGGGCACGCCCGCGGCGACCTGTCCGCCCGGGAGATCATGACCGCGATCGCACTGCTGTCACAACCCACGCGGGGCGCGACGGCGGGAGCGAATCAGCGCATGATCGACACCTTCATCAACGGACTCGCGACGGTAGATCCGCTAGCCCAGGCGTCGCCCCGCGCGCTCCTCGAGTAA
- a CDS encoding Cof-type HAD-IIB family hydrolase — MAVFCSDIDGTLLNAQRTISARTIEAITAVREAGHTFVLCSSRMPASLRALESLYGATDAPIVAYNGGLVLSAQGRVVSNTPIPASAAQQIYDLCASLGVHGSFYSGDDWYVWARDRWAEREMSNTGVSPRDELAEYYVGGGVMASAPPHKIMCMGEVSLIDAVERLVVSLPDAVGYRSKETYLEIGSIACDKGTGIRDLEADLGVAVGDCYFFGDNYNDLPAFAAVGTAIAVANAKDAVLQAADVITATHHDDGVAQYLEGWLREHSR, encoded by the coding sequence ATGGCCGTCTTCTGCTCCGACATCGACGGCACCCTCCTGAACGCGCAACGCACCATCTCCGCGCGCACCATTGAGGCGATCACCGCCGTGCGCGAAGCCGGGCACACGTTTGTGTTGTGCTCCTCACGCATGCCCGCGTCGCTGCGCGCGCTCGAAAGCCTTTACGGCGCGACGGATGCCCCGATCGTCGCCTACAACGGAGGCCTCGTGCTCTCCGCCCAGGGCCGTGTGGTCAGCAACACCCCGATCCCCGCGAGCGCCGCGCAACAGATCTACGACCTGTGCGCGAGCCTCGGCGTGCACGGCAGCTTCTACAGCGGCGACGACTGGTACGTGTGGGCGCGGGACCGCTGGGCGGAGCGCGAGATGAGCAACACCGGGGTTTCGCCGCGCGACGAGCTGGCCGAGTACTACGTGGGGGGCGGAGTGATGGCCAGCGCTCCGCCGCACAAGATCATGTGCATGGGCGAGGTGTCATTGATCGACGCGGTGGAGCGGCTCGTTGTGTCCCTTCCCGATGCGGTCGGGTACCGCTCGAAGGAGACCTACCTCGAGATCGGGAGCATCGCGTGCGACAAGGGGACGGGCATCCGGGATCTCGAGGCCGACCTCGGTGTGGCGGTGGGTGACTGCTACTTCTTTGGGGATAACTACAACGACCTGCCCGCGTTCGCTGCCGTGGGTACCGCGATCGCGGTCGCGAATGCGAAGGATGCCGTGCTCCAGGCCGCGGACGTGATCACCGCGACCCACCACGACGATGGGGTGGCGCAGTACCTCGAGGGGTGGCTGCGGGAGCACTCTCGCTGA
- a CDS encoding aminotransferase class V-fold PLP-dependent enzyme, with product MREFHGEQFEGAPLFLNSATYGLPSRRVTEAVTGALRAWELGDLAPMEFDASVAAARGAFAAMAGVDAASVAMGGSVSELLGLVASALPDGTRVATFTGEFTSVTAPFDAQPGVTVTALEPGELERRAGEFDAVAVSLVQSSDGRVLDVAALRSSLGSTRVILDVTQAMGWMQLDVAWADVIVGGSYKWLLSPRGAAWMSVRDNLQLTANSAGWYSSETPWSNTYQLPSLQAPDARRFDSSPAWFTLLGAGIAMPWLASLDAAAVHAHCVGLANSVRSDLGLPLADSAILALDVPDAAARLAAAGIRAAVRAGRARVSFHLYNDESDVAALLAALR from the coding sequence ATGCGCGAGTTTCACGGCGAACAGTTCGAGGGTGCTCCCCTCTTCCTCAACTCGGCCACGTACGGCCTCCCCTCCCGCCGCGTCACCGAAGCTGTGACGGGTGCCCTCCGCGCGTGGGAGCTCGGCGACCTCGCGCCCATGGAGTTCGACGCGTCGGTTGCCGCGGCGCGGGGCGCGTTCGCCGCGATGGCGGGAGTTGATGCGGCGTCGGTGGCGATGGGCGGGAGCGTGTCCGAATTGCTGGGGCTCGTCGCATCCGCGCTCCCCGACGGCACACGTGTGGCGACGTTCACGGGCGAGTTCACGAGTGTGACCGCCCCGTTCGACGCGCAGCCGGGGGTGACGGTGACCGCCCTCGAACCCGGTGAACTGGAGCGCCGTGCCGGCGAGTTCGATGCGGTGGCGGTGAGTCTGGTGCAGTCGTCGGACGGACGGGTGCTCGATGTCGCCGCGCTGCGTTCATCACTCGGTTCGACCCGGGTGATCCTCGACGTCACGCAGGCGATGGGCTGGATGCAGCTGGATGTCGCGTGGGCCGACGTCATCGTGGGCGGCAGTTACAAGTGGTTGCTGTCCCCGCGCGGCGCCGCGTGGATGTCGGTGCGCGACAACCTCCAGCTCACCGCCAACTCTGCCGGGTGGTACTCCTCCGAGACGCCGTGGTCGAACACTTACCAGCTCCCCTCCCTGCAGGCCCCGGATGCTCGGCGATTCGACTCCTCACCCGCCTGGTTCACCCTCCTGGGCGCCGGCATCGCGATGCCGTGGCTGGCCTCCCTCGACGCGGCCGCGGTCCATGCCCACTGCGTCGGTTTGGCGAACTCGGTGCGCTCCGACTTGGGGCTGCCGCTGGCGGATTCGGCGATCCTCGCGCTCGACGTGCCCGACGCCGCCGCGCGACTCGCGGCAGCGGGCATCCG